Proteins from one Burkholderiaceae bacterium DAT-1 genomic window:
- a CDS encoding NAD(P)/FAD-dependent oxidoreductase, with translation MAHIVVLGAGTGGMPAAYELREKLGSSHQITVVNAVDYFQFVPSNPWVAVGWREREDITFQIRPYLEKKGIGFVAQRVEKIDAEASQLLLADQSTLAYDYLVITTGPKLSFDEVPGAGPHSGFTQSICTVDHAERTHEAYKHFLEDPGPAIIGAMPGASCFGPAYEFSFIFNTDLRKRKLRNKVPMTYVTSEPYIGHLGLGGVGDSKSMLESEFRNNDIKWICNAKVTKVEDGKMYVTEMDDQGNVKKEHELPFKFSMMLPAFKGVDPVASVEGLCNPRGFVLVDEFQRSKKYRNIFSAGVCIAIPPVEVTPVPTGAPKTGYMIETMVTAIVHNIAADLDGKPGTAKGSWNAICLADMGDTGAAFVALPQIPPRNVNWFKKGKWVHLAKIAFEKYFMHKMKAGTSEPIYEKYVLKSLGIERLDH, from the coding sequence ATGGCACATATCGTTGTACTGGGCGCAGGGACGGGCGGGATGCCCGCCGCCTATGAATTGCGCGAAAAGCTTGGCTCATCCCATCAGATCACCGTGGTGAATGCGGTGGATTACTTCCAGTTTGTACCATCTAACCCATGGGTGGCCGTGGGTTGGCGCGAACGCGAGGATATTACGTTCCAGATTCGCCCTTATCTGGAAAAAAAGGGGATCGGTTTTGTCGCGCAGCGGGTGGAAAAAATCGATGCAGAGGCCAGTCAGCTTCTGCTGGCTGATCAGTCGACGCTGGCATACGACTATCTGGTGATTACCACCGGGCCCAAGCTTTCCTTCGATGAAGTGCCCGGCGCGGGGCCGCATAGCGGGTTCACCCAGTCGATCTGTACCGTCGATCATGCAGAGCGCACGCACGAGGCATACAAGCATTTTCTGGAAGACCCGGGGCCGGCCATCATTGGTGCCATGCCGGGTGCATCCTGCTTTGGCCCTGCGTATGAGTTTTCCTTTATCTTCAATACTGATCTGCGCAAGCGCAAGCTACGCAACAAGGTTCCCATGACCTATGTCACCAGTGAGCCCTATATCGGGCATCTGGGGCTGGGCGGCGTGGGCGACTCCAAGTCCATGCTGGAAAGCGAGTTCCGCAATAACGACATCAAGTGGATCTGCAATGCCAAGGTTACCAAAGTAGAAGACGGCAAAATGTACGTCACCGAAATGGATGATCAGGGCAATGTGAAAAAGGAGCACGAACTGCCGTTCAAGTTCAGCATGATGTTGCCCGCATTCAAGGGCGTCGACCCGGTGGCATCTGTCGAAGGCCTGTGCAATCCGCGCGGTTTTGTTCTGGTAGACGAATTCCAGCGCAGCAAGAAGTATCGCAATATTTTCTCGGCAGGCGTGTGCATTGCAATTCCGCCTGTTGAGGTGACTCCTGTACCAACGGGCGCACCAAAGACAGGCTATATGATCGAAACCATGGTCACCGCGATTGTGCACAATATTGCGGCTGATCTGGATGGCAAGCCAGGCACGGCCAAAGGCAGCTGGAACGCAATCTGCCTTGCAGATATGGGCGATACCGGTGCCGCTTTTGTGGCCTTACCGCAAATTCCACCCAGAAACGTGAACTGGTTTAAAAAGGGCAAGTGGGTGCATCTTGCCAAGATCGCCTTCGAAAAGTATTTCATGCACAAGATGAAGGCTGGCACATCCGAGCCGATTTACGAGAAATATGTGCTCAAATCACTTGGGATTGAACGGCTGGATCACTAG
- the trxC gene encoding thioredoxin TrxC: MHLSCPHCGATNRIPDERLNDGPNCGKCSTPLMAAEPVALSDTQLPGFLANTELPVVIDFWAAWCGPCRMMAPQFESAAASEPMIRFVKVDSDAAPVAARSFGIRSIPTLILWHQGREVARQSGVLQASALLEWVRQSLRSM, from the coding sequence ATGCATCTGTCGTGTCCACATTGTGGTGCCACCAACCGTATTCCAGACGAGCGCCTCAACGATGGCCCCAACTGCGGTAAGTGTTCGACGCCCTTGATGGCGGCTGAACCCGTGGCGCTGTCTGATACCCAGCTCCCTGGATTTCTGGCCAATACGGAATTGCCCGTGGTGATTGATTTCTGGGCGGCGTGGTGTGGCCCCTGCCGCATGATGGCCCCGCAATTTGAAAGCGCAGCCGCAAGCGAGCCGATGATCCGTTTCGTCAAAGTCGATAGCGATGCCGCGCCCGTTGCTGCCCGCAGTTTTGGCATCCGCAGTATTCCCACACTGATCCTGTGGCATCAGGGGCGGGAAGTCGCGCGGCAGTCAGGCGTATTGCAGGCGAGCGCGTTGCTGGAATGGGTGAGGCAGTCGCTACGAAGCATGTAA
- a CDS encoding DUF2892 domain-containing protein, with the protein MTSWRIVRIVAGTFILLSLAVGIPGSPVFLSQWWLAFTAFVGVNLLQSGLTKWCLMETILRKVGVRGGC; encoded by the coding sequence ATGACTTCATGGCGTATTGTCCGCATCGTAGCCGGTACCTTCATTCTGCTGAGTCTGGCGGTGGGTATCCCCGGCAGCCCGGTTTTCTTGTCGCAATGGTGGCTGGCCTTTACTGCCTTTGTGGGCGTGAATCTGCTACAAAGTGGCCTCACCAAGTGGTGCCTGATGGAAACCATTCTGCGCAAGGTGGGTGTACGGGGCGGGTGCTAA